A genomic window from Sulfurimonas sp. includes:
- the pstS gene encoding phosphate ABC transporter substrate-binding protein PstS has translation MLKKLALVALIASASISSVFAEDKINGAGATFPAPLYYDWAFNYKKDTNNLVNYQSIGSGGGIKQIAKRTVNFGASDEALDTLELAKDNLYQFPAAIGSIVVAFNVAGIADEKLKLTNENVADIFSGKITTWNDPAIVANNQGLTLPNQKITVVHRSDGSGTTFNFTYYLSQSSKAWKEKFGTGKAVDWATGIGGKGNEGVTNLIKQTPFSIGYIEHAYKEKNNLSAAVLQTASGKWVAAKEENFKAAAKYATWTKEKHFHSVLALQQGDNSYPIVAATFILLPREGGEMNKKVIAFYDYAFKNGDETAKKLGYIPLPEDTKKMIREYWAANIK, from the coding sequence ATGTTAAAGAAATTAGCTCTGGTTGCATTGATTGCATCTGCGTCTATCAGTTCTGTTTTTGCCGAAGATAAAATAAACGGTGCGGGTGCGACTTTTCCTGCTCCTCTTTACTATGATTGGGCATTTAATTATAAAAAAGATACAAATAATCTTGTTAATTACCAGTCAATCGGCTCAGGCGGAGGGATTAAACAGATAGCTAAGAGAACCGTAAATTTCGGTGCGTCCGATGAAGCACTGGATACTTTAGAGCTTGCAAAAGATAACTTATATCAGTTTCCTGCGGCTATCGGTTCTATCGTTGTTGCGTTTAATGTAGCAGGAATAGCAGATGAAAAATTAAAACTAACCAATGAAAATGTTGCAGATATTTTTTCAGGAAAAATCACGACTTGGAATGATCCTGCAATCGTTGCAAACAATCAAGGTTTAACTCTTCCAAACCAAAAGATTACCGTAGTTCACCGTTCAGACGGTTCGGGAACGACATTTAACTTTACATACTATCTTTCACAAAGTTCTAAGGCATGGAAAGAGAAATTTGGAACAGGCAAGGCAGTTGACTGGGCTACGGGAATCGGCGGAAAAGGTAACGAGGGTGTAACAAACTTAATCAAACAGACACCTTTTTCTATCGGTTATATAGAGCATGCATATAAAGAGAAAAACAATCTAAGCGCTGCCGTGCTGCAAACTGCAAGCGGTAAATGGGTTGCTGCAAAAGAAGAGAACTTCAAAGCTGCCGCAAAGTATGCTACTTGGACTAAAGAGAAACATTTTCACTCCGTATTGGCACTGCAGCAAGGCGACAACTCTTATCCTATCGTCGCGGCTACATTTATATTGCTTCCTAGAGAAGGCGGCGAAATGAACAAAAAAGTAATAGCTTTTTATGATTACGCATTTAAAAACGGTGATGAGACGGCTAAAAAGCTAGGTTATATTCCTCTTCCTGAGGATACTAAAAAGATGATTAGAGAGTATTGGGCAGCCAATATAAAATAA
- a CDS encoding branched-chain amino acid transaminase, whose translation MDAAKYIWMNGKFVAWDDAKVHVLSHTIHYGNGVIEGTKAYKTAKGYAIFRLNDHTKRLKESAKMTLMNIPYSVEEMNAAQVELIRKNEFTGDNVYIRPFAFLGYGVMGVYHKNAPVETVMSAWEWGAYLGEEGMKKGIKLKIVSMTRPANTSNMGKAKATANYLNSQMAKYEAIDCGYEEALLLDDQGYVAEASGASFFMVKNGVLITPPNDNSLESITQKTVIEMAENMGIKIERRRITREEVYIADEAFLTGTAAEITPVRHVDGRDIGCGARGEMTEKLQSAYFDIVFGRNKEYEHYLTYVN comes from the coding sequence ATGGATGCTGCCAAATATATTTGGATGAATGGAAAATTTGTAGCTTGGGATGATGCAAAAGTTCATGTTCTATCGCACACTATTCATTACGGAAACGGTGTAATAGAGGGAACAAAAGCATACAAAACTGCCAAAGGCTATGCTATTTTTCGTCTAAACGACCACACAAAAAGACTCAAAGAGTCTGCAAAAATGACACTTATGAACATACCATACAGCGTTGAAGAGATGAATGCTGCTCAAGTGGAGTTAATCAGAAAAAATGAATTTACGGGCGATAATGTCTACATTAGACCGTTTGCATTTTTAGGCTACGGCGTTATGGGAGTTTACCATAAAAATGCTCCCGTCGAAACTGTTATGTCTGCTTGGGAATGGGGTGCTTACCTTGGTGAAGAGGGTATGAAAAAAGGCATAAAGCTTAAAATCGTCTCCATGACAAGACCTGCAAACACATCAAATATGGGTAAAGCAAAAGCAACGGCAAACTACTTAAACTCTCAAATGGCAAAATATGAAGCAATCGACTGCGGATATGAAGAAGCGCTTTTGCTTGATGATCAGGGTTATGTTGCAGAAGCAAGCGGGGCTAGCTTTTTTATGGTAAAAAACGGCGTGCTTATAACTCCTCCAAATGACAACTCATTAGAGTCCATTACTCAAAAAACAGTTATAGAGATGGCTGAAAATATGGGGATAAAAATTGAACGCCGCCGCATAACAAGAGAAGAAGTTTATATTGCGGATGAGGCGTTTTTAACGGGAACTGCTGCCGAGATAACACCCGTTCGTCATGTCGACGGCAGAGATATCGGGTGCGGTGCACGCGGTGAAATGACGGAAAAACTGCAAAGCGCATATTTTGATATAGTATTTGGTCGCAACAAAGAGTATGAGCATTATTTGACTTATGTTAATTAA
- a CDS encoding prohibitin family protein: MASDMNDYFNKKKSEGGGFEKKPSGGSGGGNTPQMPKIDFNFGGSKAGIVYFLIAVALILVLSKPFTIIQEGERGILSTNGKYSDQALLPGLHFIIPVIQKVYIVDTKVRIINYASSVEAGSGNMSSGISVKPAITVLDKRGLPVSIELTVQYRLNAQFAAQTISNWGFSWEDKIINPVVRDIVRNVVGKYDAEVLPQMRDNIAADIEAGIRKSVTGLENAPADLQSVQLREILLPPKVKEQIENVQIAKQQVQKAEQDVQRAEQEALKRAAEARGVAEKARIEAQGIADAVTIEADAKSKANHLISKSLTSDLLKLEQIQIQGKFNDALKENKDAKIFLTPGGSTPNIWVDMKDAKQRTSTASE; this comes from the coding sequence ATGGCGTCAGATATGAATGACTACTTTAACAAAAAAAAGAGTGAGGGCGGAGGTTTTGAAAAGAAACCAAGCGGTGGAAGCGGCGGCGGAAACACTCCGCAAATGCCGAAAATAGATTTTAACTTCGGCGGCTCAAAAGCAGGTATCGTTTACTTTCTAATTGCCGTTGCCCTGATATTGGTTTTGTCAAAACCTTTTACAATCATTCAAGAGGGTGAGAGAGGTATTTTGAGTACAAACGGTAAATATTCCGATCAGGCACTTCTTCCGGGGCTTCATTTTATAATTCCCGTTATTCAAAAAGTTTATATAGTTGATACAAAAGTTCGTATAATAAACTATGCGTCAAGCGTTGAGGCAGGAAGCGGAAATATGTCATCGGGTATTAGCGTCAAACCTGCTATTACGGTTCTTGACAAGCGCGGTTTGCCGGTTTCTATAGAACTTACCGTTCAGTATAGACTCAATGCACAATTTGCAGCTCAAACCATCTCAAACTGGGGCTTTAGTTGGGAAGATAAAATCATCAATCCTGTCGTAAGAGATATTGTTCGTAATGTTGTCGGTAAATATGATGCAGAAGTTCTTCCGCAGATGAGAGACAATATAGCTGCCGACATAGAAGCAGGAATAAGAAAAAGCGTAACAGGACTAGAAAATGCTCCTGCTGATTTGCAGTCGGTTCAACTTCGTGAAATTTTGCTTCCTCCAAAAGTAAAAGAGCAAATTGAGAATGTTCAAATAGCAAAACAGCAAGTTCAAAAAGCAGAACAAGATGTACAAAGAGCTGAGCAAGAAGCTCTAAAACGCGCAGCGGAGGCAAGAGGTGTTGCTGAAAAAGCTAGAATTGAAGCTCAAGGTATTGCAGATGCAGTAACTATTGAAGCGGATGCGAAATCAAAAGCAAATCATCTAATCTCCAAATCATTAACTTCAGACCTTTTAAAACTTGAACAGATTCAAATTCAAGGCAAGTTTAATGATGCTCTAAAAGAGAATAAAGATGCTAAAATTTTCTTAACACCGGGCGGTTCGACTCCAAATATCTGGGTTGATATGAAAGACGCCAAACAGAGAACTTCAACAGCTTCAGAGTAA
- the hisIE gene encoding bifunctional phosphoribosyl-AMP cyclohydrolase/phosphoribosyl-ATP diphosphatase HisIE, protein MQEIINKIDWQKIELLPVIVQDVLSNEVLMMAYMDKKALELSLSTRVAHYFSRSKQRIWKKGESSGHIQEIHSFNIDCDNDTLLIKVTQHGVACHTGRPSCFFTELESGKIQSEVEVSSEALYGVIDTLYHTIQERKNADPSVSWTAKLLSKGDNTILKKVVEEAGEFSFACKDNDEAEIIYEAADLTYHVLVALAAKNISPDRVKQELARRFNMSGIAEKSSRDT, encoded by the coding sequence ATGCAAGAGATTATAAATAAAATAGACTGGCAGAAGATAGAGCTTCTGCCGGTTATCGTTCAAGATGTGCTAAGCAATGAAGTCCTGATGATGGCTTATATGGATAAAAAAGCATTAGAACTCTCCCTCTCAACAAGAGTTGCACACTACTTTTCGCGTTCCAAACAAAGAATCTGGAAAAAAGGCGAGAGCAGCGGACATATCCAAGAGATTCACTCTTTTAACATAGATTGCGATAATGACACGCTTCTTATTAAAGTCACGCAACACGGTGTAGCATGTCATACGGGACGACCGTCATGTTTTTTTACAGAGCTGGAGAGTGGAAAAATCCAGAGTGAAGTAGAGGTGAGCAGTGAAGCACTTTACGGCGTTATAGACACTCTTTATCACACTATCCAAGAGAGAAAAAATGCAGACCCGTCAGTGTCATGGACTGCAAAACTTTTAAGCAAAGGCGATAACACGATTTTGAAAAAAGTCGTAGAAGAAGCAGGAGAGTTTAGTTTTGCATGTAAAGATAATGATGAGGCAGAGATTATATACGAAGCTGCAGATTTAACATATCATGTGCTTGTGGCACTTGCAGCTAAAAATATCTCTCCGGATAGAGTTAAACAAGAGTTGGCAAGAAGATTCAATATGAGCGGTATTGCCGAGAAAAGTTCAAGAGATACTTAG
- a CDS encoding DUF2393 domain-containing protein, which translates to MKGIITKYINELIIYDYILFGGLLVIFLLFIIIGIILRNRVGLALFFILLAFTQLAVGSTYGYIKMHEYLFKNEISITTQKKLTFTQAIVIYGTIKNISKKDFASCKITANVYKVSENKFKDYVLKLKPINKMSIIENDIPVGQEHEIKLIIEPFTYEHDYNISIGADCK; encoded by the coding sequence ATGAAGGGTATAATCACTAAATATATAAATGAGTTGATAATTTATGATTATATCCTCTTTGGCGGTTTGCTGGTTATTTTTCTTCTATTTATTATCATTGGAATCATTCTTAGAAACAGAGTGGGTTTGGCACTTTTTTTCATACTGTTAGCATTTACTCAGCTTGCCGTCGGCTCCACTTACGGATATATAAAAATGCATGAGTATCTGTTTAAAAACGAAATTTCTATCACGACACAAAAAAAATTAACTTTTACCCAAGCAATAGTAATTTACGGGACAATAAAAAATATATCAAAAAAAGATTTTGCAAGCTGTAAAATAACGGCTAATGTTTATAAGGTCAGCGAAAATAAATTTAAAGATTATGTGCTAAAATTAAAGCCTATTAATAAAATGTCGATTATTGAGAATGATATTCCGGTAGGTCAAGAGCATGAAATAAAGCTTATAATTGAGCCGTTTACATACGAACATGACTATAATATTTCAATAGGAGCTGATTGCAAATGA
- a CDS encoding DUF2393 family protein, translating to MSTLFNFWHYLALFISLLVFIGGVVLAFQEEGFIYRMQVIFAFILISIFVAVFSIYAIDVYTKEAKLYRLDSKRILSTEKIMFTGVVKNEGNYEIGEVVLEIKLVNRGDAVGSAKTGEFFKQGSLLDYFSYSNLHRDVKPQQITQESVIAKNLKPGETRDFVIYLDYPPYFSGVSHFPKIYAH from the coding sequence ATGAGTACACTGTTTAATTTTTGGCACTATTTGGCACTATTTATTTCACTGCTTGTTTTTATAGGCGGTGTTGTGCTTGCATTTCAAGAAGAGGGCTTTATATACAGAATGCAGGTAATCTTTGCGTTTATTCTGATATCTATATTTGTAGCCGTTTTTAGTATATATGCGATAGATGTATATACAAAAGAAGCAAAGCTTTATAGGCTGGATAGCAAAAGGATACTAAGTACCGAAAAAATTATGTTTACCGGAGTTGTAAAAAATGAGGGAAATTATGAAATAGGAGAGGTTGTTTTAGAGATAAAACTGGTAAACAGAGGAGATGCCGTCGGCAGTGCAAAGACAGGCGAATTCTTTAAACAGGGCAGTTTGCTTGATTATTTCTCATATAGCAACCTTCATAGAGATGTTAAACCGCAACAGATTACACAAGAGAGCGTGATAGCTAAAAATTTAAAACCGGGTGAAACTAGAGATTTTGTAATTTATCTTGACTATCCGCCTTATTTTAGCGGTGTTTCACACTTTCCAAAGATTTATGCACATTAA
- a CDS encoding TIGR01212 family radical SAM protein (This family includes YhcC from E. coli K-12, an uncharacterized radical SAM protein.), whose protein sequence is MEQIYTFGNYLKNKFGCKVYKVGVNISGFTCPNIDGTVAKGGCTFCENDSFSASTGQTQELKGFYLNLNSKSNPNLDKQLQQLEFQFNAISKKQREKYGAEKFLVYFQSFTNTYAPFETLKALYDKALSFDNVVGLSIGTRSDSITEETLEYLAELSKTKEIWIEFGIQSVFDETLEKINRGHNSKNIKEWILKAKSKGLNVCGHLIFGLPDESKEMMLETAKQAYEWGIDSVKYHPLYIVKKTALANDFIRGKFTPIAEDDYLDVLVKSITMKPKNISVQRVTAGIDDDSLLSPDWCRDKNSQIKKINSALAPLKLKY, encoded by the coding sequence ATGGAGCAGATTTACACCTTTGGCAACTATTTAAAAAATAAATTCGGTTGCAAAGTCTATAAAGTCGGCGTAAATATATCCGGTTTTACATGCCCAAATATAGACGGAACAGTTGCCAAAGGCGGATGTACATTTTGCGAAAACGACTCTTTTAGCGCAAGTACGGGCCAAACCCAAGAATTAAAAGGGTTTTACCTAAACCTTAACTCAAAATCAAATCCAAACCTAGACAAACAACTACAACAGCTAGAGTTTCAGTTTAATGCTATTAGCAAAAAACAGCGCGAGAAGTATGGTGCCGAGAAGTTTTTAGTATACTTCCAATCCTTTACAAACACCTACGCACCGTTTGAAACTCTAAAAGCTCTATATGACAAAGCGCTCTCATTTGATAATGTTGTCGGTCTTAGCATAGGTACGCGTTCAGACAGTATTACAGAAGAGACACTTGAGTATCTTGCGGAGCTTAGCAAAACAAAAGAGATATGGATTGAGTTTGGCATCCAATCCGTTTTTGATGAAACTTTAGAGAAGATAAACCGCGGACACAACAGCAAAAATATAAAAGAGTGGATTTTAAAAGCAAAAAGCAAAGGCTTAAATGTATGCGGTCATCTTATATTCGGTCTTCCCGATGAGAGCAAAGAGATGATGTTAGAGACTGCAAAACAAGCTTATGAGTGGGGAATCGACTCAGTAAAATATCATCCGCTTTACATAGTGAAAAAGACGGCTTTAGCAAATGATTTTATAAGGGGAAAATTTACTCCTATCGCTGAAGATGATTATCTTGATGTGTTGGTAAAATCCATAACGATGAAGCCAAAAAATATCTCCGTTCAAAGAGTAACCGCAGGGATAGATGATGACTCTCTGCTCTCTCCTGATTGGTGCAGAGATAAAAACAGTCAAATAAAAAAAATAAATAGCGCTCTAGCCCCATTAAAACTTAAATATTAA
- the purF gene encoding amidophosphoribosyltransferase, producing the protein MLEDVNEKCAVVGIYGNKEASKLAYFSLHALQHRGQEAAGISSSDGKKLHTIKKRGLVMRVFDEKKLETLKGSSAIGHTRYSTAGDDSILDAQPVFARYDLGEMAIVHNGNLTNAEEIRNRLIDKGAIFQTFMDTENLIHLIAKSEKRKLLDRIIDAVEKIEGAFSLVFLSRTKMFAMRDRHGFRPLSLGKIPSGGYIVASETCAFDLVGAEFIRDVEPGELLIFDEDKEPQSIKVFEPTPKHCIFEYVYFARPDSRVFGQNVYQTRKNMGIELARIKPVEADMVIPVPDGGVPAAIGYAQESGIPYEMGIMRNHYIGRTFIEPTQEMRDLKVKMKLSPMTDIIKGKRVIVVDDSIVRGTTSKRIVRMLKEAGAKEVHMRVSSPPTTDPCFYGVDTPNKNKLIAANMSLDDICKFIEADSLAYLDEASLLRSVNTKEDNYCTACFTGKYIV; encoded by the coding sequence ATGCTAGAAGATGTAAATGAAAAATGTGCAGTTGTAGGAATCTATGGCAATAAAGAAGCTTCTAAACTGGCTTATTTTTCACTGCATGCACTTCAGCATCGCGGTCAAGAAGCAGCCGGAATAAGCTCTTCTGATGGTAAAAAACTCCACACGATTAAAAAGCGCGGTTTGGTTATGCGCGTATTTGACGAGAAAAAACTTGAAACGCTAAAAGGTTCAAGCGCTATCGGGCATACCCGCTACTCAACTGCGGGAGACGACTCTATCTTAGACGCTCAGCCTGTATTTGCCAGATATGACTTAGGCGAAATGGCAATCGTTCATAACGGAAATTTAACTAACGCCGAAGAGATTCGTAATAGATTAATCGACAAAGGTGCGATTTTTCAAACATTTATGGACACTGAAAATCTTATACATCTTATAGCAAAAAGTGAAAAAAGAAAACTTCTTGACAGAATTATTGATGCCGTCGAGAAAATAGAAGGTGCTTTTTCGCTTGTTTTTCTAAGCAGAACAAAAATGTTTGCTATGCGCGACAGACACGGTTTCCGTCCGCTTAGTTTAGGGAAAATTCCAAGCGGAGGCTACATAGTTGCAAGTGAGACATGTGCATTTGACCTTGTCGGAGCAGAGTTTATAAGAGATGTCGAACCGGGAGAGCTTTTAATATTTGACGAAGATAAAGAGCCGCAGAGTATAAAAGTTTTTGAACCGACTCCAAAGCACTGTATTTTTGAGTATGTATATTTTGCCAGACCGGATTCAAGAGTTTTTGGTCAAAATGTTTATCAAACCAGAAAAAACATGGGTATAGAATTGGCACGCATAAAACCTGTTGAAGCAGATATGGTAATCCCCGTACCTGACGGCGGAGTGCCTGCAGCTATCGGATATGCGCAAGAGAGCGGTATCCCTTATGAAATGGGAATTATGAGAAATCATTACATCGGAAGAACTTTCATAGAGCCTACACAAGAGATGAGAGACTTAAAAGTTAAAATGAAACTCTCGCCTATGACCGATATTATAAAAGGCAAAAGGGTTATCGTCGTTGACGACTCGATAGTTCGCGGAACAACATCAAAGAGAATCGTAAGAATGTTAAAAGAGGCCGGTGCGAAAGAAGTTCATATGAGAGTCTCTTCTCCGCCGACAACCGATCCATGTTTTTACGGCGTAGATACGCCAAACAAAAACAAGCTTATTGCGGCGAATATGAGCCTTGATGATATTTGTAAATTTATCGAAGCGGACTCGCTTGCATACTTGGACGAGGCATCACTGCTTAGAAGCGTAAATACGAAAGAAGATAACTACTGTACTGCTTGTTTTACAGGAAAATACATAGTTTAA
- the dapB gene encoding 4-hydroxy-tetrahydrodipicolinate reductase, whose amino-acid sequence MVKVGVLGANGRVGKLLIDDLKTTKNINLSSVFVRNSLDFSIDPSVLVTTDIKSFLNACDVVIDFSLPEACESLLEACLQTPKPLVIGTTGLNTHQLNLLKQASENMPVLYATNMSLGVALLNKLVYQASAALGGFDIEIVEMHHRHKKDAPSGTALTLAESAAAGRDLNLDKVRISGRDGNIGARSKDEIAVMALRGGDIVGRHTVGFYNDGEFIELNHTATSRNTFSKGALRAASWLADKEAGLYTISDCLEI is encoded by the coding sequence ATAGTAAAAGTTGGTGTTCTCGGTGCAAACGGCAGAGTAGGAAAACTCCTTATAGATGATTTAAAAACGACGAAAAACATTAATTTGAGTTCGGTTTTTGTTAGAAATTCGCTTGATTTTTCAATCGATCCCTCTGTTTTGGTTACTACCGATATAAAATCATTTCTAAATGCATGCGATGTTGTTATAGATTTTTCACTTCCGGAGGCTTGCGAGTCTCTGCTTGAAGCATGTCTTCAAACTCCAAAACCGCTAGTTATCGGGACAACGGGACTAAATACGCATCAGCTTAATCTTCTTAAACAAGCAAGTGAAAATATGCCTGTTCTTTATGCTACAAATATGTCTTTGGGCGTGGCACTTTTAAATAAACTTGTATATCAAGCCTCAGCTGCACTCGGCGGCTTTGATATCGAGATAGTAGAGATGCACCATAGGCACAAAAAAGATGCCCCAAGCGGAACCGCGCTTACTCTTGCAGAGTCGGCTGCTGCGGGTCGCGACCTAAATTTAGACAAAGTACGAATAAGCGGCAGAGACGGCAATATCGGTGCAAGAAGCAAAGATGAAATTGCCGTAATGGCACTTCGCGGCGGCGATATAGTCGGTCGTCATACGGTCGGATTTTACAATGACGGTGAGTTTATAGAGTTAAATCATACGGCGACTTCAAGAAACACATTCAGCAAAGGTGCTCTTAGAGCCGCATCTTGGCTTGCCGACAAAGAAGCCGGACTTTATACTATAAGCGACTGCTTGGAGATATAA
- the trxB gene encoding thioredoxin-disulfide reductase, with protein sequence MLDCAIIGGGPAGLTAGMYATRGGLENVVMFEKGMPGGQITQSSEIENYPGVAGEISGMDFMMPWPAQCQKFGLKHEMVEVTRVSKNGDIFKIYKEDGTITEAYSVIVCTGSAPRRAGFAGEDELFGRGVSTCATCDGFFYRGKEVAVIGGGDTALEEALYLAKICSKVYLIHRRDSFRSAPNTIERVKKTANIELILNSVPEEVYGDAMGVTGLRIKNSSGEVRDIQVPGVFTFVGNDVNNKILLQEDGSFLCDVNKQGEVVVDINMRTSVHGLFAAGDMRLSAPKQVVSAAGDGAVAALQAISYVDEKLNS encoded by the coding sequence ATACTAGATTGCGCTATTATAGGCGGCGGTCCGGCAGGACTGACAGCAGGAATGTATGCAACACGCGGTGGTTTAGAAAATGTAGTTATGTTTGAAAAGGGGATGCCGGGAGGGCAAATCACTCAAAGCTCAGAGATAGAAAATTATCCCGGTGTAGCAGGTGAAATCAGCGGTATGGATTTTATGATGCCGTGGCCTGCCCAGTGCCAAAAATTCGGTCTAAAACATGAAATGGTAGAAGTAACGCGGGTTAGCAAAAATGGCGATATTTTTAAAATTTATAAAGAAGACGGGACAATTACCGAGGCTTACAGTGTTATAGTTTGTACCGGTTCAGCTCCAAGACGCGCCGGATTTGCAGGCGAAGACGAACTTTTTGGAAGAGGCGTGAGTACATGTGCTACATGTGACGGCTTTTTTTACAGAGGAAAAGAAGTTGCAGTCATCGGCGGCGGCGACACGGCACTTGAAGAGGCTCTCTATTTGGCAAAAATATGTTCTAAAGTTTATCTTATTCACAGAAGAGACAGTTTTCGTTCGGCTCCAAATACCATAGAGAGAGTGAAAAAAACTGCAAATATCGAGCTTATTTTAAACTCTGTTCCCGAAGAAGTTTACGGGGATGCTATGGGTGTTACCGGACTTCGTATAAAAAACAGCTCCGGAGAGGTTCGCGATATCCAAGTTCCGGGTGTATTTACTTTTGTAGGAAATGATGTAAACAATAAAATTCTTCTTCAAGAAGACGGAAGTTTCTTGTGTGATGTTAACAAACAGGGTGAAGTCGTAGTAGATATCAATATGAGAACATCCGTTCATGGACTTTTTGCAGCCGGCGATATGCGTCTGTCCGCTCCAAAACAGGTTGTGAGTGCAGCGGGTGACGGTGCGGTTGCGGCATTGCAGGCAATCTCTTATGTTGATGAAAAATTAAATTCTTAA
- the trxA gene encoding thioredoxin, whose amino-acid sequence MGKYIELTSSDFESTLNEGVSLVDFWAPWCGPCRMIAPVIEELANDYDGKAKICKVNTDEEQDIAVKFGIRSIPTIMFFKDGKMVDQVVGAQSKAALAQKIDALLA is encoded by the coding sequence ATGGGTAAATATATAGAATTAACTAGCTCAGATTTTGAATCAACTCTGAACGAAGGTGTATCATTGGTAGATTTCTGGGCACCTTGGTGTGGACCTTGTCGTATGATCGCTCCCGTAATTGAAGAGTTGGCAAATGATTACGACGGTAAAGCTAAAATCTGTAAAGTAAATACTGACGAAGAGCAAGATATTGCCGTTAAATTCGGTATTCGCTCTATCCCTACGATTATGTTTTTTAAAGACGGCAAAATGGTAGATCAGGTTGTCGGAGCGCAATCAAAAGCTGCTCTTGCACAAAAAATAGACGCTCTTTTGGCATAA
- a CDS encoding histidinol-phosphatase, which yields MIVDLHNHTKLCNHAEGEIFEYIEKAIECGIKYFGFSEHAPMNFDEKYRISFEQMREYEDAVLNAKEKYKEKIEIFLGYEVDYLRGYMDERVLNADVDYLIGSVHFIEEWGFDNPEFIGGYADQDIDEIWQKYFSAIEEMAQSKLFDIAAHLDLIKIFKFMPSIEVAEIAKDALLAIKKADMSIEINVAGFRKPIGEAYPSLDLLKAAKKLDIPITFASDAHKPEQVGLYSDEAIKMAKNAGYTECVIYRHRKKEFVKL from the coding sequence ATGATAGTCGACCTGCATAACCATACAAAACTTTGCAATCATGCGGAGGGAGAGATATTTGAATACATCGAAAAAGCGATAGAGTGCGGCATAAAATATTTCGGTTTTTCCGAGCATGCACCGATGAATTTTGATGAAAAATATCGCATAAGTTTTGAGCAGATGAGAGAGTATGAAGATGCCGTCTTAAATGCAAAAGAGAAGTACAAAGAGAAAATAGAGATATTTTTAGGTTATGAGGTAGACTACCTTAGAGGTTATATGGACGAGCGGGTTTTAAATGCCGATGTTGATTATCTCATAGGCTCCGTACATTTTATAGAAGAGTGGGGATTCGACAATCCCGAGTTTATAGGCGGCTATGCAGATCAAGATATAGACGAGATATGGCAAAAATATTTTAGCGCAATCGAAGAGATGGCGCAAAGCAAACTCTTTGACATAGCCGCTCACCTAGACCTTATCAAAATTTTTAAATTTATGCCTAGCATTGAGGTTGCCGAAATTGCAAAAGATGCACTTCTTGCAATAAAAAAAGCCGATATGTCGATAGAGATAAATGTAGCGGGATTTAGAAAACCTATCGGCGAAGCATACCCCTCTTTGGATCTTTTAAAAGCGGCTAAAAAACTGGACATTCCTATTACTTTTGCTTCAGATGCCCACAAGCCGGAGCAAGTCGGACTCTACAGCGACGAAGCTATAAAGATGGCAAAAAATGCAGGTTATACGGAGTGCGTTATCTATCGCCATAGAAAAAAAGAGTTTGTTAAACTTTAA